In a genomic window of Elusimicrobiaceae bacterium:
- the tuf gene encoding elongation factor Tu, which produces MAKEKFSRTKPHVNVGTIGHVDHGKTSLTQALTKVLAKEGKSKAMEYAEIAKGGVVRDASKILTVSVSHVEYETDKRHYAHIDCPGHADYIKNMITGAAQMDGAILVVSAADGPMPQTREHVLLAHQVNVPNLVVFLNKVDIVDDPELLDLVEMDIRELLTKYEFDGDNTPVIRGSALKAIEGDPSDIGEGAIKKLLEALDNNIPEPKRETDKPFLMAVEDVFSITGRGTVATGRIERGTVHVGDTLEIVGFSDTKNTVATGLEMFRKLLDEAIAGDNVGVLLRGIDKDQIERGQVLAAPKSITPHKKFMSQVYILKKEEGGRHTPFFKGYRPQFYFRTTDVTGSIFLGEGVEMIMPGDNTSMQVELITPIAMEENLRFAIREGGHTVGAGVVTKILE; this is translated from the coding sequence ATGGCAAAAGAGAAGTTCTCCAGAACCAAACCTCACGTTAACGTGGGAACAATTGGTCACGTGGACCATGGTAAGACCAGTCTTACCCAGGCCCTGACGAAAGTGCTTGCGAAAGAAGGCAAGTCCAAAGCGATGGAATACGCGGAAATCGCCAAGGGCGGCGTTGTTCGCGACGCATCTAAAATTCTTACCGTTTCCGTTTCGCACGTTGAATACGAAACCGATAAACGGCACTACGCGCATATTGACTGCCCGGGACACGCCGATTACATCAAGAACATGATCACCGGCGCGGCGCAGATGGACGGCGCGATCCTCGTCGTCAGCGCCGCTGACGGCCCGATGCCGCAGACCCGCGAGCATGTGCTGCTCGCCCACCAGGTAAACGTTCCGAACCTCGTTGTTTTCCTTAATAAGGTGGACATCGTGGACGATCCCGAACTGCTTGATCTGGTGGAAATGGATATCCGCGAACTGCTCACGAAATATGAGTTTGACGGCGACAATACGCCCGTCATCCGCGGCAGCGCGCTTAAGGCCATCGAAGGCGACCCCTCCGATATCGGCGAAGGCGCGATCAAAAAGCTTCTTGAGGCGCTGGATAACAACATTCCCGAGCCGAAACGCGAAACCGACAAGCCGTTCCTTATGGCCGTGGAAGACGTGTTCAGCATCACCGGGCGCGGAACCGTGGCCACCGGCAGAATCGAAAGGGGAACCGTGCATGTGGGCGACACGCTTGAGATCGTGGGTTTCAGCGATACCAAGAACACCGTGGCGACCGGTCTGGAAATGTTCCGCAAACTGCTTGACGAGGCCATCGCCGGCGACAACGTGGGCGTGCTGCTGCGCGGCATTGATAAAGACCAGATTGAAAGAGGCCAGGTGCTGGCTGCTCCCAAATCCATCACCCCGCACAAGAAATTCATGTCGCAGGTCTATATCCTTAAGAAAGAGGAAGGCGGGCGCCACACACCGTTTTTCAAAGGATACCGGCCCCAGTTCTACTTCAGAACCACCGACGTTACCGGTTCGATTTTCCTCGGCGAAGGTGTCGAGATGATCATGCCCGGCGACAACACTTCGATGCAAGTGGAGCTGATTACCCCGATCGCCATGGAAGAGAACCTCCGGTTCGCTATCCGCGAAGGCGGACACACCGTAGGCGCGGGCGTAGTCACGAAAATTCTCGAGTAG
- the rpmG gene encoding 50S ribosomal protein L33 translates to MANERITLALVCEVCKNKNYYIARGKKKDFKLALNKFCKACGKSTKHKEAKA, encoded by the coding sequence ATGGCAAACGAGCGAATAACACTGGCTTTGGTTTGCGAAGTCTGCAAGAACAAGAACTATTATATTGCGCGCGGCAAGAAAAAAGATTTCAAGCTTGCGCTCAACAAGTTCTGCAAGGCCTGCGGAAAAAGCACAAAGCACAAAGAAGCAAAAGCCTGA
- the secE gene encoding preprotein translocase subunit SecE: protein MNKAIQFVKEAYSELSKATWLNRKQVFQSTIFVFMIVLFFSIYISAVDFGLSRILSAVLGGR from the coding sequence ATGAACAAGGCAATACAGTTTGTAAAAGAAGCATACAGCGAGCTTTCAAAAGCGACCTGGCTGAACCGCAAACAGGTGTTTCAGTCCACGATATTCGTGTTTATGATAGTGCTGTTTTTCTCTATCTACATCAGCGCGGTTGATTTCGGGCTTTCGCGCATTCTCAGCGCAGTGCTTGGAGGTCGCTAA
- the nusG gene encoding transcription termination/antitermination protein NusG, with amino-acid sequence MEERGWYIVHTQTGYEDKVRRIITQRAEQQGYDDRIFQVLIPTEDVVEVKSNKKLYKKRKFFPGYVLIEMILNSESYWFVRNVTGVTGFLGDPRPVALPEEEIAGIIELTQESSQDRPKPAVRFDKGENVRVIEGPFKHFIGVVEEINEPKAKLKVMVTVFDRPTPVELDYLQVEKI; translated from the coding sequence ATGGAAGAACGCGGCTGGTACATAGTGCATACCCAGACGGGTTATGAGGACAAGGTCAGGCGCATCATCACCCAGCGCGCCGAGCAGCAGGGCTATGACGACCGGATTTTCCAGGTGCTTATTCCCACCGAAGACGTGGTGGAAGTCAAGTCCAACAAGAAGCTGTACAAGAAACGCAAATTTTTCCCCGGCTACGTGCTGATTGAAATGATACTCAACAGCGAGTCATACTGGTTTGTCCGCAATGTGACCGGGGTGACGGGTTTTCTGGGCGATCCCAGGCCCGTGGCTCTGCCGGAAGAGGAAATAGCAGGGATTATCGAACTGACGCAGGAGTCTTCGCAGGACAGGCCCAAGCCGGCCGTCCGGTTTGACAAGGGCGAAAACGTCCGCGTTATCGAAGGACCGTTCAAACACTTTATAGGCGTTGTTGAGGAAATCAACGAGCCCAAGGCCAAGCTGAAAGTAATGGTCACCGTGTTCGACCGGCCCACTCCCGTGGAGCTTGACTATCTTCAGGTAGAGAAAATATAG